Proteins from a genomic interval of Colias croceus chromosome 2, ilColCroc2.1:
- the LOC123698675 gene encoding uncharacterized protein LOC123698675 isoform X2 has protein sequence MSYLNYKCVVCGKRRYPNSNISLFRFPLDPDRCRLWVKFISKEDLAYVPIEKLHEKRFVCSLHFSQDAVNSKQNRLKKSAIPTLDLPHPPLTDEILKDFPLHVLSKQPKPALETKTVPLMGSTSSNLQKDDSSALSKVTKLSDKKNVEVQTAFKMPEAAVVVQSNESSKICNGTKVQTAFKMPEAAVVVQTNESSKICIGTKVQTAFKMPEATVVVQRNESSIICNRTKDNTGLTERENNLLKKLQNANVTLKDLASSSLNFEKIDAFLLKSIVINAIANEKKSQPGKHGNIDLKNKIKTFKQKG, from the exons AtgtcttatttaaattataaatgtgtgGTTTGCGGCAAAAGGCGGTACCCAAATTccaatatttctttatttcgcTTTCCACTTGATCCAGACCG ATGTCGGTTATGGGTTAAATTTATTAGCAAAGAGGATCTTGCATATGTGCCAATTGAAAAACTTCACGAAAAGAGGTTTGTTTGTTCATTGCACTTTTCTCAAGATGCTGttaatagtaaacaaaatcgCTTGAAGAAATCTGCAATTCCAACATTGGATTTACCACATCCTCCGCTTACAGATGAAATTCTGAAAGATTTTCCTTTACATGTGTTAAGTAAACAGCCAAAACCAGCACTAGAAACTAAAACag ttCCGCTAATGGGTAGCACCAGCagcaacttacaaaaagatgATAGCAGTGCATTATCTAAAGTTACCAAATtaagtgataaaaaaaatgttgaag TTCAAACTGCTTTTAAAATGCCCGAAGCTGCAGTGGTGGTTCAGAGTAATGAGAGTTCAAAAATTTGCAATGGAACAAAAG TTCAAACTGCTTTTAAAATGCCCGAAGCTGCAGTGGTGGTTCAGACTAATGAGAGTTCAAAAATTTGCATTGGAACAAAAg TTCAAACTGCTTTTAAAATGCCCGAAGCTACTGTGGTGGTTCAGAGAAATGAGAGTTCAATAATTTGCAATAGAACAAAAG ATAATACCGGGCTGACTGAAAGGGAAAAcaacttgttaaaaaaattacaaaatgcgAATGTGACATTAAAAGATTTGGCATCTTCATCTTTGAATTTCGAAAAAATTGATGCGTTTTTATTAAAGTCAATTGTAATTAATGCAATagcaaatgaaaaaaaaagt
- the LOC123703245 gene encoding lectizyme-like encodes MMATQILLYFIFILFSFNYLPKCTSELSKKSIEYGRDDEGNDEGIEIATEQENNNVTMCTRRQNSILHEIQLAKPKQFPFIAALMSQRNEYICAGSIVSNGIILTAGQCTQSVSYALVNTTSDKKDDTVVQLHVIKTENFPTYTGTDSVKNVGILFTEKHNNTLASKIRLSNITNGKNINEMEAIGFGLNADADQTKTLQYIGIEQRATTGVVIHGFLDCIDTKVPTCFKDLGGPVIFDNELIGIVTKGQDECTKEMTSTYSINKHLVDVLPTYAFKAWLDEQISKNQEQVKEPLEVYPTKPVLRETIHVMTSAGSASKLFIPFVYAYFQVCNILIKIL; translated from the coding sequence ATGATGGCCacacaaattttattgtattttatttttattcttttctcCTTCAATTATTTGCCTAAATGTACGTCTGAACTATCGAAAAAAAGTATTGAATATGGTCGTGATGACGAAGGAAACGATGAAGGAATAGAAATAGCAACAGAACAGGAGAATAATAATGTCACTATGTGTACAAGAAGGCAAAATAGTATTTTGCATGAGATTCAACTAGCAAAACCTAAGCAATTTCCATTCATAGCAGCTTTAATGTCTCAAAGGAATGAATATATTTGTGCTGGATCCATTGTGTCAAATGGTATAATACTAACAGCTGGTCAGTGTACACAGTCTGTGAGTTATGCGCTTGTTAATACTACCTCTGACAAAAAAGACGATACAGTGGTACAGTTACACGTTATTAAAACTGAGAATTTTCCAACATATACAGGAACTGATTCTGTAAAAAATGTTGGTATACTTTTTACAGAAAAGCATAACAACACACTAGCTTCAAAGATTCGCTTAAGTAACATAACTAATGGGAAAAATATAAACGAAATGGAAGCTATAGGATTTGGGCTTAACGCTGACGCAGACCAaacaaaaactctacaataCATCGGTATAGAGCAAAGAGCAACCACTGGAGTTGTAATACACGGATTTCTTGATTGCATTGATACAAAGGTACCAACTTGTTTTAAGGATTTAGGAGGACCAGTCATATTCGATAATGAACTTATTGGTATAGTAACTAAAGGTCAGGATGAGTGTACTAAAGAAATGACATCCACATattctattaataaacatCTCGTCGATGTTCTCCCTACTTATGCGTTCAAAGCATGGCTTGATGAGCAAATCAGTAAAAATCAAGAGCAAGTTAAGGAACCTTTAGAAGTTTACCCAACAAAACCTGTTCTTCGAGAAACTATTCACGTAATGACTAGCGCTGGAAgtgcttcaaaattatttatacccTTTGTGTATGCTTATTTTCAAGTGtgcaatattttgataaaaattctttaa
- the LOC123698696 gene encoding anaphase-promoting complex subunit 15A-like isoform X1, with product MDIPFPALFPRMVDSKWFNADNPCDEDTELLVLEEASHHWLTTVGQQFTKRAPLGKSEQEQMEEEADSDEEEGNDESDESEESHDEDEELRTSYSSARNNNDLEQDSLDDMRDPPDNNSSDQSALWSLSM from the exons atggatATACCCTTTCCAGCATTATTTCCGCGAATGGTTGACTCTAAATGGTTTAATGCTGATAATCCTTGCGATGAGGACACGGAATTGCTTGTTCTCGAGGAAGCTAGTCACCACTGG TTGACCACTGTCGGTCAGCAGTTTACAAAAAGGGCGCCTCTTGGTAAAAGTGAACAAGAGCAAATGGAAGAGGAAGCCGATTCTGATGAAGAAGAAG GAAATGATGAATCAGATGAGTCAGAAGAATCTCATGATGAAGACGAGGAGTTAAGAACTTCATATTCATCAGCTCGTAACAACAATGATTTAGAACAGGATTCACTTGATGATATGCGTGACCCACCAGACAATAATTCCTCAGATCAGAGTGCATTGTGGTCTTTGTCTATGTAG
- the LOC123698696 gene encoding anaphase-promoting complex subunit 15A-like isoform X3 — MVDSKWFNADNPCDEDTELLVLEEASHHWLTTVGQQFTKRAPLGKSEQEQMEEEADSDEEEGNDESDESEESHDEDEELRTSYSSARNNNDLEQDSLDDMRDPPDNNSSDQSALWSLSM, encoded by the exons ATGGTTGACTCTAAATGGTTTAATGCTGATAATCCTTGCGATGAGGACACGGAATTGCTTGTTCTCGAGGAAGCTAGTCACCACTGG TTGACCACTGTCGGTCAGCAGTTTACAAAAAGGGCGCCTCTTGGTAAAAGTGAACAAGAGCAAATGGAAGAGGAAGCCGATTCTGATGAAGAAGAAG GAAATGATGAATCAGATGAGTCAGAAGAATCTCATGATGAAGACGAGGAGTTAAGAACTTCATATTCATCAGCTCGTAACAACAATGATTTAGAACAGGATTCACTTGATGATATGCGTGACCCACCAGACAATAATTCCTCAGATCAGAGTGCATTGTGGTCTTTGTCTATGTAG
- the LOC123698696 gene encoding anaphase-promoting complex subunit 15A-like isoform X2, whose product MSLFPRMVDSKWFNADNPCDEDTELLVLEEASHHWLTTVGQQFTKRAPLGKSEQEQMEEEADSDEEEGNDESDESEESHDEDEELRTSYSSARNNNDLEQDSLDDMRDPPDNNSSDQSALWSLSM is encoded by the exons ATGT CATTATTTCCGCGAATGGTTGACTCTAAATGGTTTAATGCTGATAATCCTTGCGATGAGGACACGGAATTGCTTGTTCTCGAGGAAGCTAGTCACCACTGG TTGACCACTGTCGGTCAGCAGTTTACAAAAAGGGCGCCTCTTGGTAAAAGTGAACAAGAGCAAATGGAAGAGGAAGCCGATTCTGATGAAGAAGAAG GAAATGATGAATCAGATGAGTCAGAAGAATCTCATGATGAAGACGAGGAGTTAAGAACTTCATATTCATCAGCTCGTAACAACAATGATTTAGAACAGGATTCACTTGATGATATGCGTGACCCACCAGACAATAATTCCTCAGATCAGAGTGCATTGTGGTCTTTGTCTATGTAG
- the LOC123698675 gene encoding uncharacterized protein LOC123698675 isoform X4, producing MCQLKNFTKRDEILKDFPLHVLSKQPKPALETKTVPLMGSTSSNLQKDDSSALSKVTKLSDKKNVEVQTAFKMPEAAVVVQSNESSKICNGTKVQTAFKMPEAAVVVQTNESSKICIGTKVQTAFKMPEATVVVQRNESSIICNRTKDNTGLTERENNLLKKLQNANVTLKDLASSSLNFEKIDAFLLKSIVINAIANEKKSQPGKHGNIDLKNKIKTFKQKG from the exons ATGTGCCAATTGAAAAACTTCACGAAAAGAG ATGAAATTCTGAAAGATTTTCCTTTACATGTGTTAAGTAAACAGCCAAAACCAGCACTAGAAACTAAAACag ttCCGCTAATGGGTAGCACCAGCagcaacttacaaaaagatgATAGCAGTGCATTATCTAAAGTTACCAAATtaagtgataaaaaaaatgttgaag TTCAAACTGCTTTTAAAATGCCCGAAGCTGCAGTGGTGGTTCAGAGTAATGAGAGTTCAAAAATTTGCAATGGAACAAAAG TTCAAACTGCTTTTAAAATGCCCGAAGCTGCAGTGGTGGTTCAGACTAATGAGAGTTCAAAAATTTGCATTGGAACAAAAg TTCAAACTGCTTTTAAAATGCCCGAAGCTACTGTGGTGGTTCAGAGAAATGAGAGTTCAATAATTTGCAATAGAACAAAAG ATAATACCGGGCTGACTGAAAGGGAAAAcaacttgttaaaaaaattacaaaatgcgAATGTGACATTAAAAGATTTGGCATCTTCATCTTTGAATTTCGAAAAAATTGATGCGTTTTTATTAAAGTCAATTGTAATTAATGCAATagcaaatgaaaaaaaaagt
- the LOC123698654 gene encoding uncharacterized protein LOC123698654: MSFYLNVGERGEKVQIIPSARKPIHNISHTDTMSYKKSNINTSRERNIQSSNIGVDEVDNIFSKHVRPSSPIAIRKELPSGSALDAELSDSDDDSSNEEPLSESPYSSPGSLSNSYSKNESPNYEYQSIAQSDRENLSRRVLSHQYSQERKSSIPSIEPDEQILKKYTIYIPALIALVFGVYYLYDPSTEKTVFQNNYDKFSFYSDVKSLAQQYKVKGDAMLQIQTAINTIFEKQDTASFIFTYDGGMANFDPVKFNKFMDNIASAASRYLRNNTKNVQHIVLDNSKIISLKSDYELINQYRDTVEKRGVLLVKDIEKVPSNLAMAFHYYCDEYNPLVKKSAIFFTLNVAECSTLDQKPTHEYIERCLKTKWKEIQKDKIGPLLTRVVNIVVDVISV, from the exons ATGTCCTTTTATTTGAATGTGGGG GAAAGGGGGGAAAAAGTTCAGATAATACCTAGTGCTAGAAAGCCAATCCACAATATTTCACACACAGATACAATGAGTTacaaaaaaagtaatataaatacatcaaGAGAAAGAAATATTCAATCCTCTAATATTGGAGTTGATGAAGTTGATAACATTTTCAG TAAACATGTTCGTCCTTCAAGTCCTATTGCAATAAGGAAAGAATTACCAAGTGGAAGTGCCCTTGATGCAGAATTATCAGACAGTGATGATGATTCATCAAATga agagccgttaTCTGAATCACCATACAGTTCACCAGGTAGCCTGTCAAATTCTTATAGCAAAAATGAAAGCCCCAACTATGAATATCAATCTATTGCCCAAAGTGACAGAGAAAATTTGAGCAGGAGAGTATTATCACATCAGTATAGTCAAGAAAGGAAAAGTTCAATTCCTTCCATTGAGCCTGATGaacaaattctaaaaaaatacacaatttatATTCCCGCACTAATTGCTTTAGTTTTTggtgtatattatttgtatgatCCAAGCACAGAGAAAActgtttttcaaaataattatgataaattcAGTTTCTACAGTGATGTGAAAAGTTTGGCACAGCAATATAAAGTTAAAGGGGATGCAATGTTACAAATACAAACAG CAATAAACACCATATTTGAAAAACAAGACACagcttcatttattttcacatatGACGGAGGGATGGCTAATTTTGATCCAGTGAAATTCAACAAATTTATGGATAATATTGCATCAGCTGCTTCTCGGTATTTAC gtaacaatacaaaaaatgtaCAACATATTGTATTGGATAATTCTAAGATCATAAGCCTAAAGTCAGATTACGAGCTTATTAATCAATATCGTGACACTGTTGAAAAAAGGGGAGTACTGCTTGTCAAGGATATTGAGAAAGTACCTTCAAACCTTGCTATGGCCTTCCATTATTACTGTGATGAATACAACCCATTGGTTAAAAAGagtgcaattttttttactctGAATGTTGCTGAATGTTCTACATTGG ATCAAAAACCAACACATGAATATATTGAGCGATGCCTTAAAACAAAATGGAAGGAAATACAAAAGGATAAAATTGGTCCACTTCTAACAAGGGttgttaatattgttgttgatgtaattagtgtgtaa